One Streptomyces hundungensis DNA segment encodes these proteins:
- a CDS encoding dipeptidase — MSETPDSAVQTATAAVRTYIEQHRAAFLDDLAQWLRIPSVSAQPEHDADVRRSADWLAAALRETGFPEVEILQTPGAPAVFAEWPSGEPGAPTVLVYGHHDVQPAAREDGWHSDPFEPVITDGRMYARGAADDKGQVFFHTLGVRAHLAATGRTAPAVNLKLLIEGEEESGSPHFRALVEEHAERLAADAVIVSDTGMWSEDTPTVCTGMRGLAECEIQLYGPGQDIHSGSFGGAVPNPATAAARLVAALHDADQHVTVPGFYDGIAELTDAERELFAELPFDETEWLRTARSGATYGEAGFSTLERIWARPTAEVNGIGGGYQGPGGKTIIPASAMVKLSFRLVAGQDPQHIEKRVTDWVGEQLPAGIRHEITWSAATRPCLTPLGHPALQSVVRAMSQAFGTKVRFTREGGSGPAADLQDVLAAPVLFLGISVPSDGWHAPNEKVELDLLFKGVETAALLWSDLAATAV, encoded by the coding sequence ATGAGCGAGACCCCGGACAGCGCCGTCCAGACCGCCACCGCGGCGGTGCGCACGTACATCGAGCAGCATCGCGCCGCGTTCCTCGACGACCTCGCACAGTGGCTGCGCATCCCGTCCGTGTCGGCCCAGCCCGAGCACGACGCCGATGTGCGCCGCAGCGCCGACTGGCTGGCCGCGGCACTGCGCGAGACCGGGTTCCCGGAGGTCGAGATCCTCCAGACACCCGGGGCCCCCGCCGTCTTCGCCGAGTGGCCCTCGGGCGAGCCGGGCGCACCCACCGTCCTGGTCTACGGCCACCACGACGTCCAGCCCGCGGCCCGCGAGGACGGCTGGCACAGCGACCCGTTCGAGCCGGTGATCACCGACGGCCGGATGTACGCGCGGGGCGCCGCCGACGACAAGGGCCAGGTGTTCTTCCACACCCTCGGCGTGCGCGCCCACCTCGCCGCCACCGGCCGCACCGCTCCCGCCGTCAACCTGAAGCTCCTGATCGAGGGGGAGGAGGAGTCCGGTTCGCCGCACTTCCGCGCCCTGGTCGAGGAGCACGCCGAGCGCCTCGCGGCCGACGCCGTGATCGTGTCCGACACCGGCATGTGGTCCGAGGACACCCCGACCGTGTGCACCGGCATGCGCGGCCTCGCCGAGTGCGAGATCCAGCTGTACGGTCCCGGCCAGGACATCCACTCCGGCTCCTTCGGCGGCGCCGTCCCCAACCCGGCGACGGCCGCGGCCCGCCTGGTCGCGGCCCTGCACGACGCCGACCAGCACGTCACCGTCCCCGGCTTCTACGACGGCATCGCCGAGCTGACCGACGCCGAGCGCGAACTCTTCGCCGAGCTGCCCTTCGACGAGACCGAGTGGCTGCGCACGGCCCGCTCGGGGGCGACTTACGGCGAGGCCGGATTCTCCACCCTGGAACGGATCTGGGCCCGCCCGACCGCCGAGGTCAACGGCATCGGCGGCGGCTACCAGGGCCCCGGCGGCAAGACGATCATCCCCGCGTCGGCGATGGTGAAGCTGTCCTTCCGCCTGGTGGCGGGCCAGGACCCCCAGCACATCGAGAAGCGCGTCACCGACTGGGTCGGGGAGCAGCTCCCGGCCGGGATCCGGCACGAGATCACCTGGAGCGCGGCCACCAGGCCGTGTCTCACCCCGCTCGGCCACCCCGCCCTCCAGTCCGTCGTGCGGGCCATGAGCCAGGCCTTCGGCACCAAGGTCCGCTTCACCCGCGAGGGCGGCTCGGGCCCCGCGGCGGACCTCCAGGACGTGCTGGCCGCACCCGTCCTCTTCCTGGGGATCTCGGTGCCCTCCGACGGCTGGCACGCGCCCAACGAGAAGGTCGAGCTCGACCTCCTGTTCAAGGGCGTCGAGACCGCGGCCCTCCTGTGGAGCGACCTCGCCGCCACCGCAGTCTGA
- a CDS encoding UvrD-helicase domain-containing protein, protein MPPHLNDPEQLKELLGIPFTPEQTACITAPPAPQVIVAGAGSGKTTVMAARVVWLVGTGQVAAEQVLGLTFTNKAAGELAERVRTALIRAGITDPDAPEPEQGEPGISTYHAFAGRLLTDHGLRIGLEPTSRLLADATRYQLAARVLREAPGPYPTLTKSFASLVSDLLALDAELAEHLVAPERLAAYDQELLRALDGVKLSNAELRKVPEVAAARLELLDLTTRYRAAKKSRDLLDFGDQIALSAELALTHPEVGRILREQYRVVLLDEYQDTSVAQRRLLAALFGGGTGHAVTAVGDPCQAIYGWRGASVANLDDFPRHFPYADGTPATRYALSENRRSGGRLLDLANSLAAPLRSMHEGVEALRPAPGAERDGGVRIALLDTHREEIEWLADSIAHLVRTGKAPGEIAVLCRTAGDFPAIQGALVDRDVPVEVVGLSGLLHLPEVADLVAVCEVLQDPGANAPLVRILTGPRWRIGPRDLALLGRRARDLVRRAPAGSDDPDQRLADAVEGVDPAEVISLADALDTFLEGAEDDGLPFSAEARIRFARLAAELRDLRRSLADPLMDVLHRVLNVTGLEVELSASPHALAARRRETLSGFLDTAAGFAALDGEASLLAFLGFLRTAAQYEKGLDNALPGGENTVKVLTAHKSKGLEWDVVAVPGLVTGTFPSTQAREAWTSQAKVLPHALRGDAPTLPVVPEWDAKGLKAFKEAMKDHQHTEELRLGYVTFTRPRSLLLGSGHWWGPSQKKPRGPSDFLHALYEHCAAGHGEIEAWADAPAEDAENPALHEAAAGHAWPLPLDPESLARRRAAAERVLAHLAATPGPAFSTAPDEDAPEEAEPFPLDGGFPPDEEFPPYEEGEWDDAVNSPYEEGELADPAAFADDWDLLPTERPAPVLPPAAEPAAGPDAGEPEHTRSEPPADPGGRDHSPATARTARTARVPAPRPTPEDRRTLHSWDRDLEALTTELRRARATTREVELPAALTASELLRLAADPDGFARDLARPMPRRPQPAARRGTRFHAWVESRFEELPLPMLGPDELPGADDSEADIVDERDLAALKEAFERTPYASRTPYRTEAPIQLTLAGRVIRGRVDAVYKQGEGALATYEIVDWKTGRQATADPLQLAVYRVAWAEQLGIPLESVEAAFVYVRTGETVRPSRLPDRAELEAILLGRGPRSGPGDRPPHPAG, encoded by the coding sequence GTGCCCCCCCACCTCAACGACCCCGAGCAGCTCAAAGAGCTCCTCGGCATCCCCTTCACCCCGGAGCAGACGGCCTGCATCACCGCCCCGCCCGCCCCGCAGGTCATCGTCGCCGGAGCCGGCTCCGGGAAGACGACCGTCATGGCCGCCCGCGTCGTGTGGCTGGTGGGGACCGGACAGGTCGCCGCCGAGCAGGTCCTGGGGCTCACCTTCACCAACAAGGCCGCGGGAGAGCTCGCCGAGCGGGTGCGTACCGCGTTGATCCGCGCCGGCATCACCGACCCCGACGCCCCCGAGCCCGAGCAGGGCGAGCCCGGCATCTCGACGTACCACGCCTTCGCCGGCCGCCTGCTCACCGACCACGGCCTGCGCATAGGGCTCGAGCCGACCTCCCGTCTGCTCGCCGACGCCACCCGGTACCAGCTCGCCGCCCGGGTGCTGCGCGAGGCCCCGGGCCCCTACCCGACGCTGACGAAGTCGTTCGCCTCCCTGGTCAGCGATCTGCTCGCGCTCGACGCCGAGCTCGCCGAACACCTCGTGGCGCCCGAGCGGCTGGCCGCGTACGACCAGGAACTGCTGCGCGCCCTGGACGGCGTGAAGCTCAGCAACGCCGAGCTGCGCAAGGTGCCCGAGGTCGCCGCCGCCCGGCTCGAACTGCTCGACCTCACCACCCGCTACCGGGCCGCCAAGAAGAGCCGGGACCTGCTCGACTTCGGCGACCAGATCGCGCTCTCCGCGGAGCTCGCCCTCACCCACCCCGAGGTCGGCCGGATCCTGCGCGAGCAGTACCGGGTGGTGCTCCTCGACGAGTACCAGGACACCTCCGTCGCCCAGCGCCGCCTGCTCGCCGCGCTCTTCGGCGGCGGCACCGGGCACGCCGTGACCGCCGTCGGCGACCCCTGCCAGGCCATCTACGGCTGGCGCGGCGCCTCCGTCGCCAACCTCGACGACTTCCCCCGCCACTTCCCGTACGCCGACGGCACGCCCGCCACCCGTTACGCGCTCTCCGAGAACCGCCGCAGCGGCGGCCGCCTGCTCGACCTCGCCAACTCCCTTGCCGCGCCGCTGCGTTCGATGCACGAAGGGGTGGAGGCGCTGCGCCCCGCGCCCGGCGCCGAGCGCGACGGCGGCGTCCGCATCGCGCTGCTCGACACCCATCGGGAGGAGATCGAGTGGCTCGCCGACTCGATCGCCCATCTGGTGCGCACCGGAAAGGCGCCCGGCGAGATCGCCGTCCTGTGCCGCACCGCCGGTGATTTCCCGGCGATCCAGGGCGCGTTGGTGGACCGCGACGTCCCCGTCGAGGTCGTCGGCCTGTCCGGGCTGCTCCACCTGCCGGAGGTCGCCGATCTCGTGGCGGTCTGCGAAGTCCTCCAGGACCCGGGAGCCAACGCCCCGCTGGTACGGATCCTGACCGGCCCGCGCTGGCGCATCGGCCCCCGCGACCTGGCGCTGCTCGGCCGGCGCGCCCGCGATCTGGTGCGCCGCGCCCCCGCCGGTTCCGACGACCCCGACCAGCGCCTGGCGGACGCCGTCGAGGGGGTGGACCCGGCCGAGGTGATCTCGCTCGCCGACGCCTTGGACACCTTCCTCGAAGGCGCCGAGGACGACGGCCTGCCCTTCTCCGCCGAGGCCCGGATCCGCTTCGCCCGTCTCGCCGCCGAACTGCGCGACCTGCGCCGCTCCCTCGCCGACCCGCTCATGGACGTCCTGCACCGCGTCCTGAACGTCACGGGCCTCGAAGTCGAACTCTCCGCCTCCCCGCACGCGTTGGCGGCCCGCCGCCGCGAGACGCTCTCCGGCTTCCTCGACACGGCGGCCGGCTTCGCCGCGCTCGACGGCGAGGCCTCCCTGCTCGCCTTCCTCGGCTTCCTGCGCACCGCCGCCCAGTACGAGAAGGGCCTGGACAACGCGCTGCCCGGCGGTGAGAACACGGTGAAGGTCCTCACCGCGCACAAGTCCAAGGGCCTGGAGTGGGATGTCGTCGCGGTCCCCGGCCTGGTCACCGGAACATTCCCCTCCACTCAGGCCAGAGAGGCCTGGACGTCGCAGGCGAAGGTCCTGCCGCACGCGCTGCGCGGCGACGCGCCGACCCTGCCGGTCGTCCCGGAGTGGGACGCGAAGGGCCTCAAGGCGTTCAAGGAAGCGATGAAGGACCACCAGCACACCGAGGAACTGCGCCTGGGATACGTCACGTTCACGCGCCCCCGCTCCCTGCTGCTCGGCTCGGGCCACTGGTGGGGCCCGAGCCAGAAGAAGCCGCGCGGCCCCTCCGACTTCCTGCACGCCCTGTACGAGCACTGCGCGGCCGGCCACGGCGAGATCGAGGCCTGGGCGGACGCGCCGGCCGAGGACGCCGAGAACCCCGCCCTCCACGAGGCAGCGGCCGGCCACGCCTGGCCGCTGCCGCTCGACCCGGAGTCCCTGGCCCGCCGCCGCGCGGCCGCCGAGCGAGTCCTGGCCCACCTGGCGGCCACCCCGGGCCCCGCCTTCTCCACCGCGCCGGACGAGGACGCGCCCGAAGAGGCGGAGCCGTTCCCCCTGGACGGGGGGTTCCCTCCGGACGAGGAGTTCCCTCCGTATGAGGAGGGAGAGTGGGACGACGCCGTCAACTCCCCTTACGAAGAAGGCGAGTTGGCCGACCCGGCCGCCTTCGCCGACGACTGGGACCTGCTCCCGACGGAACGCCCGGCCCCCGTGCTTCCACCCGCCGCAGAGCCCGCCGCAGGGCCCGACGCGGGCGAGCCCGAGCACACCCGTAGCGAGCCCCCCGCCGACCCCGGCGGCCGCGACCACTCCCCGGCCACGGCCCGGACCGCCCGGACCGCCCGCGTCCCCGCCCCCCGCCCGACCCCCGAGGACCGCCGCACCCTGCACTCCTGGGACCGCGACCTGGAGGCGCTCACCACCGAGCTGCGCCGGGCCCGGGCCACCACCCGCGAGGTGGAGCTGCCCGCCGCGCTCACCGCCTCCGAGCTGCTGAGGCTGGCCGCCGACCCGGACGGTTTCGCCAGGGACCTGGCCCGTCCCATGCCGCGCCGCCCGCAGCCGGCCGCCCGCCGGGGCACCCGCTTCCACGCCTGGGTGGAGTCCCGCTTCGAGGAGCTCCCGCTGCCCATGCTCGGCCCCGACGAACTGCCCGGCGCCGACGACAGCGAGGCCGACATCGTGGACGAGCGCGACCTGGCGGCCCTCAAGGAAGCCTTCGAGCGCACCCCGTACGCGTCCCGCACCCCGTACCGCACCGAGGCCCCGATCCAGCTCACGCTGGCCGGCCGGGTGATCAGGGGGCGGGTCGACGCCGTCTACAAGCAGGGCGAGGGCGCCCTCGCCACGTACGAGATCGTCGACTGGAAGACCGGCCGCCAAGCCACCGCCGACCCCCTCCAGCTGGCCGTCTACCGGGTCGCCTGGGCCGAGCAGCTGGGCATTCCGCTGGAGTCGGTCGAGGCCGCGTTCGTCTACGTACGCACAGGTGAGACGGTGCGTCCGAGCCGTCTGCCGGACCGGGCCGAGCTGGAGGCCATCCTGCTCGGCCGCGGTCCGCGGAGCGGACCGGGGGACCGGCCACCACACCCGGCCGGATAG
- a CDS encoding ATP-dependent DNA helicase — MSSSSSTGRTAYQQVRRASPGAYRLVRTPPVPVDPPLLDAPQRRVVDHRSGPLLVLAGPGTGKTTTLVEAVAARVAAGTDPERVLVLTFSRKAAVELRDRMALRLGAGAKSPQATTFHSYCYALVRAHQDAELFREPLRLLSGPEQDVAVRDLLAGQIDLQRTGLAHVSWPDELRACLTTRGFADEVRAVLARSRELGLGPASLARFAERAGRPDWKAASAFLAEYLDVLDLQGVLDYAELVHRAVLLAEHVELPSYDAVFVDEYQDTDPAQVRLLRALAGGGRTLVAFGDPDQSIYTFRGADINGILDFPAAFPRTDKSPAPVEVLTTSRRSGTALLGATRLLTRRMPLPRLPVEQVRAHRELRPTRTGGRVEAYTYPTASTEQDNIADLLRRAHLEEGVPWREMAVLVRAGTRTIPALRRALTAAGIPVDTSGADTPLRDEPAVAPLLTALRVVAQAALKGAAVPPTPVSLVHPGRGPAADPARETADNDSEHDTDTEVPPARLDPESDPETSSARLDSEHDTDTEVPPARLDPESDPETSSARLDSEHDTDTEVPPARLDPESDPETSSARLDSEHDTDTEVPPARLDPQSDTETSPAWLDPETAHTLLASPLGGMDTADLRRLGRALRDEERAAGKRVPAPSDVLLARALAEPERLVAHDPSYARGAQRLATLLRKARELLAGGGTAAEALWELWNGTPWPQRLERAALRGGAGGRAADRDLDAVCALFDAAARAEERTGGRGALNFLEEVDAQDIAADTLTRRAARPDAVRLMTAHRSKGLEWSLVVVAGVQEGLWPDLRRRGSLLEADRIGRDGLAEPLPPGALLAEERRLFYVAATRARDRLVVTAVKAAADDGDQPSRFLTELGVEPRDTTGRPRRPLAVAALVAELRATTIDPEASETLREAAAERLGRLAALTDDEGRPLVPAAHPHRWWGLYEPTRSEVPLRDRDLPLALSGSALDQLANTCSLQWFLGREVKADAPATAAQGFGNVVHVLADEVASGRTPADLAVLMERLDSVWDALAFDAPWKSVQEKQNARAALERFLQWHTLDRGGRTPVATEHGFDVTLEAGEYEVRIRGSMDRVERDVEGRAYVVDFKTGKQAPTAAEVAAHPQLAVYQLAVREGALDEAFEGHRPEPGGAELVHLRQSAPKREGGDTHPKVQSQPPLEGAWVGDLLATAAGKVLDEHFTPTPGTHCTHCTFRSACTAQPEGRQVVE; from the coding sequence GTGAGCTCCTCCTCCTCCACCGGGCGTACGGCGTACCAGCAGGTACGCCGGGCGTCCCCCGGCGCGTACCGGCTGGTGCGAACCCCGCCGGTCCCGGTGGACCCCCCTCTCCTTGACGCACCCCAGCGCAGGGTGGTTGACCACCGCTCGGGTCCGCTTCTCGTGCTCGCGGGGCCCGGCACCGGCAAGACCACCACCCTGGTCGAGGCGGTCGCGGCGCGGGTCGCGGCCGGCACGGACCCCGAGCGCGTCCTGGTGCTCACCTTCAGCCGCAAGGCCGCCGTGGAACTGCGCGACCGCATGGCCCTGCGCCTCGGCGCGGGCGCCAAGAGCCCGCAGGCCACCACGTTCCACTCCTACTGCTACGCCCTGGTCCGCGCGCACCAGGATGCCGAGCTGTTCCGTGAGCCGCTGCGGCTGCTGTCCGGACCCGAGCAGGACGTGGCCGTACGCGACCTCCTGGCCGGGCAGATCGACCTCCAGCGGACCGGGCTCGCCCATGTGAGCTGGCCCGACGAACTGCGCGCCTGCCTGACCACCCGGGGCTTCGCCGACGAGGTCCGCGCGGTGCTCGCCCGCAGCCGCGAACTGGGCCTCGGCCCGGCCTCCCTGGCCCGCTTCGCCGAACGCGCGGGCCGCCCGGACTGGAAGGCGGCCTCCGCCTTCCTCGCCGAATACCTCGACGTGCTCGACCTCCAGGGCGTCCTGGACTACGCCGAACTCGTCCACCGCGCGGTGCTGCTCGCCGAACACGTCGAGCTGCCCTCCTACGACGCGGTCTTCGTCGACGAGTACCAGGACACCGACCCGGCGCAGGTACGGCTCCTTCGGGCGCTCGCGGGCGGCGGGCGCACCCTGGTCGCGTTCGGCGACCCGGACCAGTCGATCTACACCTTCCGGGGCGCCGACATCAACGGCATCCTCGACTTCCCCGCCGCCTTCCCGCGTACGGACAAGAGCCCGGCCCCCGTCGAGGTCCTCACCACCTCGCGCCGCTCGGGCACCGCCCTCCTGGGCGCGACCCGGCTGCTCACCCGCCGCATGCCGCTGCCGCGGCTCCCCGTCGAGCAGGTCCGCGCCCACCGCGAGCTGCGGCCCACCCGCACCGGCGGCCGGGTGGAGGCCTACACGTATCCCACCGCCTCCACGGAACAGGACAACATCGCGGACCTGCTGCGCCGCGCCCATCTCGAAGAGGGCGTCCCCTGGCGGGAGATGGCGGTCCTGGTCCGCGCCGGCACCCGCACCATCCCCGCGCTGCGCCGCGCCCTGACCGCCGCCGGCATCCCCGTGGACACCTCGGGAGCCGACACCCCGCTGCGCGACGAACCCGCGGTGGCGCCGCTCCTGACGGCGCTGCGGGTGGTGGCGCAGGCGGCCCTCAAGGGCGCGGCCGTGCCGCCCACACCGGTCAGCCTCGTCCACCCCGGTAGGGGCCCCGCGGCGGACCCGGCGAGGGAGACCGCCGACAACGACTCCGAGCACGACACCGACACCGAGGTGCCGCCCGCCCGGCTCGACCCCGAGAGCGACCCGGAGACGTCCTCCGCCCGGCTCGACTCCGAGCACGACACCGACACCGAGGTGCCGCCCGCCCGGCTCGACCCCGAGAGCGACCCGGAGACGTCCTCCGCCCGGCTCGACTCCGAGCACGACACCGACACCGAGGTGCCGCCCGCCCGGCTCGACCCCGAGAGCGACCCGGAGACGTCCTCCGCCCGGCTCGACTCCGAGCACGACACCGACACCGAGGTGCCGCCCGCCCGGCTCGACCCCCAGAGCGACACGGAGACGTCCCCCGCCTGGCTCGACCCCGAGACGGCCCACACCCTCCTCGCCTCGCCGCTCGGTGGCATGGACACCGCCGACCTGCGGCGCCTGGGCCGGGCCCTGCGCGACGAGGAGCGGGCCGCCGGCAAGCGCGTCCCGGCCCCCTCCGACGTGCTGCTCGCCCGGGCCCTGGCCGAACCCGAACGGCTCGTCGCCCACGACCCCTCCTACGCCCGGGGCGCCCAGCGCCTCGCCACCCTGCTGCGCAAGGCCCGCGAACTCCTGGCCGGCGGCGGCACCGCGGCCGAGGCGCTCTGGGAGCTGTGGAACGGCACGCCCTGGCCGCAGCGCCTGGAGCGGGCCGCGCTGCGCGGCGGCGCGGGCGGCCGGGCCGCCGACCGCGACCTCGACGCGGTCTGTGCCCTGTTCGACGCCGCGGCCCGCGCCGAGGAGCGCACGGGCGGGCGGGGCGCGCTCAACTTCCTCGAAGAGGTCGACGCCCAGGACATAGCCGCCGACACCCTGACCCGCCGGGCCGCCCGCCCGGACGCGGTACGGCTCATGACCGCCCACCGCTCCAAGGGCCTGGAGTGGAGCCTGGTCGTGGTCGCCGGGGTCCAGGAGGGGCTCTGGCCCGACCTGCGCCGCCGCGGCTCGCTCCTGGAGGCCGACCGGATCGGGCGCGACGGCCTGGCCGAACCGCTGCCCCCGGGCGCCCTCCTGGCCGAGGAACGACGCCTCTTCTACGTCGCGGCCACCCGCGCCCGCGACCGGCTGGTCGTGACCGCCGTCAAGGCCGCGGCCGACGACGGCGACCAGCCGTCCCGCTTCCTCACCGAGCTGGGCGTCGAGCCCCGCGACACCACCGGCCGCCCGCGCCGGCCGCTCGCGGTCGCGGCGCTCGTCGCCGAACTGCGCGCCACCACCATCGACCCGGAGGCCTCCGAGACGCTGCGCGAGGCCGCCGCCGAACGCCTGGGACGGCTGGCCGCGCTCACCGACGACGAGGGCCGGCCGCTGGTCCCCGCCGCGCATCCGCACCGCTGGTGGGGCCTGTACGAGCCGACCCGCTCCGAGGTTCCGCTGCGCGACCGCGACCTGCCCCTGGCCCTGTCGGGCAGCGCCCTCGACCAGCTCGCCAACACCTGCTCCCTGCAATGGTTCCTGGGCCGCGAGGTCAAGGCGGACGCGCCCGCGACGGCCGCCCAGGGCTTCGGCAACGTGGTCCACGTCCTGGCCGACGAGGTCGCCTCCGGCCGTACGCCCGCGGACCTCGCGGTCCTGATGGAACGCCTCGACTCGGTCTGGGACGCGCTCGCCTTCGACGCGCCCTGGAAGTCGGTCCAGGAGAAGCAGAACGCGCGGGCCGCCCTGGAGCGCTTCCTCCAGTGGCACACCCTGGACCGCGGGGGCCGCACCCCGGTCGCCACGGAACACGGCTTCGACGTGACCCTGGAGGCGGGCGAGTACGAGGTCCGCATCCGGGGCTCCATGGACCGCGTCGAGCGGGACGTCGAGGGCCGCGCGTACGTGGTCGACTTCAAAACCGGCAAGCAGGCGCCCACGGCAGCCGAGGTGGCCGCCCACCCGCAGCTCGCCGTCTACCAGCTGGCCGTGCGCGAGGGCGCCCTGGACGAGGCCTTCGAGGGCCACCGCCCCGAGCCCGGCGGCGCCGAACTGGTCCACCTGCGCCAGAGCGCCCCCAAGCGCGAGGGCGGCGACACCCACCCCAAGGTCCAGTCGCAGCCCCCCCTGGAGGGAGCCTGGGTGGGCGACCTCCTGGCCACGGCGGCAGGCAAGGTCCTGGACGAACACTTCACCCCGACCCCGGGAACGCACTGCACCCACTGCACGTTCCGATCCGCGTGCACGGCCCAGCCGGAGGGCCGCCAGGTGGTGGAATAA
- a CDS encoding MGMT family protein has translation MSQQQRDRADRAGEAPPELPEYAERVLDVADRIPPGRVMTYGDVAEWLGEGGPRQVGRVMALYGGAAPWWRVVRSDGVLLAGHELRALERYRDEATPLREAGRSAEGHLPRLDMRRARWDGSEGADIADGSGGAAGGLGGGAAHT, from the coding sequence ATGAGCCAGCAGCAGAGGGACCGGGCGGACCGGGCGGGCGAGGCGCCGCCCGAGCTTCCCGAGTACGCGGAACGGGTCCTCGACGTCGCCGACCGGATCCCGCCCGGACGGGTGATGACCTACGGGGACGTGGCGGAATGGCTCGGCGAGGGCGGCCCCCGCCAGGTCGGCCGGGTCATGGCGCTGTACGGCGGGGCGGCGCCCTGGTGGCGCGTGGTGCGCTCCGACGGCGTGCTGCTCGCGGGCCATGAACTGCGCGCCCTGGAGCGCTACCGGGACGAGGCCACACCGCTGCGCGAGGCCGGCCGCTCCGCCGAGGGCCATCTGCCCCGGCTCGACATGCGGCGGGCGCGCTGGGACGGCTCCGAGGGCGCAGACATCGCCGACGGCTCCGGCGGCGCGGCGGGCGGGCTCGGCGGCGGGGCGGCTCATACCTGA